In Arachis hypogaea cultivar Tifrunner chromosome 17, arahy.Tifrunner.gnm2.J5K5, whole genome shotgun sequence, a single window of DNA contains:
- the LOC112762462 gene encoding trans-resveratrol di-O-methyltransferase-like: protein MELQSEMQAAKLLKAQSHIWNHIFNFINSMSLKCAVDLSIPETIYNYGQPMPLSKLIASLQIHPSKSSFIHRLMRILIHSGFFATKNVANNELEVGYVLTDSSMLLLKDNPLSVTPFLLAMLDPIFTKPWHQLSPWFRNDDSTPFQTEHGIIFFEFFGREPKFNNLYNDAMASDARLVCNLLLDDKYKGVFEGLESLVDVGGGTGTLAKAIAKSFPQLQCVVFDQPHVVAGFEFEGTENLKYVGGDMFEAIPPSNAILLK, encoded by the coding sequence atggaactccaaagtgaaatGCAAGCAGCTAAACTTCTTAAAGCTCAAAGCCACATTTGGAATCACATATTCAATTTCATAAATTCTATGTCCCTTAAATGTGCTGTTGACTTAAGCATACCTGAAACCATTTATAATTATGGCCAACCCATGCCACTCTCAAAGCTTATTGCTTCATTGCAAATTCATCCATCAAAATCCTCCTTCATCCATCGCTTGATGAGAATCTTGATCCATTCTGGCTTCTTCGCTACCAAGAATGTGGCCAACAATGAGCTCGAAGTCGGGTATGTTCTAACGGATTCATCTATGTTGCTACTTAAGGACAACCCCTTAAGTGTGACGCCTTTCTTGCTTGCCATGCTTGATCCCATCTTCACAAAACCATGGCATCAATTGTCTCCATGGTTTAGAAATGATGATTCTACACCATTTCAAACTGAGCATGGGATaatcttttttgagttttttGGCCGTGAGCCTAAATTTAATAATCTTTACAATGACGCCATGGCAAGTGATGCTCGATTGGTTTGCAATTTGTTGCTTGATGACAAGTACAAGGGCGTGTTTGAGGGTTTGGAATCATTGGTTGATGTTGGTGGAGGCACTGGAACTCTTGCAAAGGCCATTGCCAAATCATTTCCCCAATTGCAGTGCGTTGTATTCGACCAACCGCATGTTGTTGCTGGCTTCGAATTTGAAGGGACTGAGAACCTTAAATATGTTGGAGGAGACATGTTTGAGGCTATTCCTCCCTCTAATGCTATTTTGTTGAag